A section of the Eriocheir sinensis breed Jianghai 21 chromosome 62, ASM2467909v1, whole genome shotgun sequence genome encodes:
- the LOC126986530 gene encoding uncharacterized protein LOC126986530 isoform X2, giving the protein MTVALAMVAGAMGQQVGCPSGYTEDQIPTLSLSSASKAEFDELIQDRAFGDLVNNCLFGKNCDLCAQNDKARQILVIYPWLVRECIQKTGVCTEDQTKMAVYITTQASKVYPKEYKEIRALINAA; this is encoded by the exons ATGACTGTGGCCCTGGCCATGGTGGCAGGCGCCATGGGCCAGCAGGTGGGTTGCCCTTCAGGATATACCGAAGATCAGATTCCGACCCTCAGCCTTAGCAGTGCAAGCAAGGCTGAGTTTGACGAATTAATTCAAGACCGAGCATTTGGGGACTTGGTGAACAATTGCCTCTTTGGAAAGAACTGTGACCTATGCGCCCAGAATGACAAAGCTAGACAAATCTTAG TGATCTATCCGTGGCTGGTCCGAGAATGCATCCAGAAGACTGGCGTCTGCACCGAGGATCAGACAAAGATGGCAGTATACATAACCACTCAAGCCAGCAAGGTGTACCCCAAGGAGTACAAGGAAATCCGCGCCCTCATCAACGCTGCTTAA
- the LOC126986530 gene encoding uncharacterized protein LOC126986530 isoform X1, with the protein MARLLLPVMTVALAMVAGAMGQQVGCPSGYTEDQIPTLSLSSASKAEFDELIQDRAFGDLVNNCLFGKNCDLCAQNDKARQILVIYPWLVRECIQKTGVCTEDQTKMAVYITTQASKVYPKEYKEIRALINAA; encoded by the exons AT GGCTCGTCTTCTGCTCCCGGTCATGACTGTGGCCCTGGCCATGGTGGCAGGCGCCATGGGCCAGCAGGTGGGTTGCCCTTCAGGATATACCGAAGATCAGATTCCGACCCTCAGCCTTAGCAGTGCAAGCAAGGCTGAGTTTGACGAATTAATTCAAGACCGAGCATTTGGGGACTTGGTGAACAATTGCCTCTTTGGAAAGAACTGTGACCTATGCGCCCAGAATGACAAAGCTAGACAAATCTTAG TGATCTATCCGTGGCTGGTCCGAGAATGCATCCAGAAGACTGGCGTCTGCACCGAGGATCAGACAAAGATGGCAGTATACATAACCACTCAAGCCAGCAAGGTGTACCCCAAGGAGTACAAGGAAATCCGCGCCCTCATCAACGCTGCTTAA